The Xanthomonas sp. CFBP 8443 genome has a window encoding:
- a CDS encoding zinc ribbon domain-containing protein YjdM, which produces MPAAPACPQCTLQNTYVDGAMWICADCGHEWPTAADSAAATATVVRDSNGNVLQAGDTVVVIKDLKVKGSSIPLKQGTVIRGIRLVEDDAEHIEGHSDKIKGLVLKTCFLRKA; this is translated from the coding sequence ATGCCTGCCGCACCCGCCTGTCCGCAATGCACCCTGCAGAACACCTATGTCGACGGAGCGATGTGGATCTGCGCCGACTGCGGTCACGAGTGGCCGACTGCAGCCGACAGCGCTGCCGCCACGGCGACGGTGGTACGCGACAGCAACGGCAACGTGCTGCAGGCCGGCGACACGGTGGTGGTGATCAAGGACCTGAAGGTCAAGGGCTCGTCGATCCCGCTCAAGCAGGGCACGGTGATCCGCGGCATCCGTCTGGTCGAGGACGATGCCGAACACATCGAAGGCCATTCGGACAAGATCAAGGGCCTGGTGCTGAAGACCTGCTTCCTGCGCAAGGCTTGA
- a CDS encoding protein N-lysine methyltransferase family protein: MSGYATQIQTLNLGGQDYRIRSLLDIQQFSDPDALAEDAGISSAQWSLFGNVWPAGRLLAEAMALYDVAGKRVLEIGCGLGLASLVLRRRGADIVASDRHPLTEVFLAYNAALNDMPAVPYRRLDWDQPNPDLGRFDVIIGSDVLYEHQHPTLLADLLARHATASAEVLIADPGRGNSAALTRALATQGYALSEQREMPLGPDDLPPYRGRVLRFRRDVAPTGDAT, encoded by the coding sequence GTGTCCGGCTACGCCACCCAGATTCAAACGCTCAACCTGGGCGGCCAGGACTATCGCATCCGTTCGCTGCTCGATATCCAACAGTTCTCCGATCCCGACGCGCTGGCCGAAGACGCCGGCATCTCTTCGGCGCAATGGAGCCTGTTCGGCAACGTTTGGCCGGCCGGCCGCCTGCTCGCCGAAGCGATGGCGCTGTACGACGTCGCCGGCAAGCGCGTGCTGGAGATCGGTTGCGGCCTCGGCCTGGCCAGCCTGGTGCTGCGCCGCCGCGGCGCCGACATCGTCGCCAGCGACCGCCACCCGCTGACCGAGGTATTCCTTGCCTACAACGCCGCACTCAACGACATGCCCGCCGTGCCGTACCGCCGTCTCGACTGGGACCAGCCCAATCCCGACCTCGGCCGTTTCGACGTGATCATCGGCAGCGACGTGCTGTACGAACACCAGCATCCGACGTTGCTCGCCGACCTGCTGGCGCGGCACGCCACGGCCAGCGCGGAAGTGCTGATCGCCGATCCGGGCCGCGGCAACAGCGCGGCGCTGACCCGCGCGCTGGCCACGCAGGGCTACGCGCTCAGCGAACAGCGCGAAATGCCGCTGGGTCCGGACGATCTGCCGCCCTACCGCGGCCGCGTGCTGCGTTTTCGGCGCGACGTCGCGCCCACCGGTGACGCCACTTGA
- a CDS encoding mechanosensitive ion channel family protein, producing MSSFHAMLPPWVHRWLDLIVPSAQVALIVIAAWLLRTLLRRLIRRLGTHYALPPELVMMARRGSGFVIYTAALLMILDRLGVSGTVLWTAFTGFAAVAAVAFFAAWSVLSNIFCTLLIFTTRPFRLLDHIELLENGEKPGLKGQVIDINLIYTTLHEDRGDERDSVLQIPNSLFFQRSVRRWRGHPVPPGLG from the coding sequence ATGTCCTCGTTCCACGCCATGCTGCCGCCCTGGGTCCATCGCTGGCTCGACCTGATCGTGCCGAGCGCGCAGGTCGCGCTGATCGTGATCGCCGCATGGCTGCTGCGCACGCTGCTGCGGCGGCTGATCCGGCGCCTGGGCACGCACTACGCATTGCCGCCGGAGTTGGTGATGATGGCGCGCCGCGGCAGCGGCTTCGTGATCTACACCGCGGCGTTGCTGATGATCCTGGACCGGCTCGGCGTGTCCGGCACCGTGCTGTGGACCGCGTTCACCGGCTTCGCCGCGGTGGCGGCGGTGGCGTTCTTCGCGGCCTGGAGCGTGCTGTCGAACATCTTCTGCACGCTGCTGATCTTCACCACGCGGCCGTTCCGCCTGCTCGACCACATCGAGCTGCTCGAGAACGGCGAAAAGCCCGGACTCAAGGGCCAGGTGATCGACATCAACCTGATCTACACCACGCTGCACGAGGACCGCGGCGACGAGCGCGACAGCGTGCTGCAGATCCCCAACAGCCTGTTCTTCCAGCGCAGCGTGCGGCGCTGGCGCGGCCACCCGGTGCCGCCGGGGCTGGGCTAG
- a CDS encoding cation diffusion facilitator family transporter, translated as MSAASGSRLAIYAALAGNLAIAIAKFVAAALSGSSAMLSEGVHSLVDTVNELLLLYGLRRAARPADATHPFGYGRELYFWSFIVALLVFALGAGVSLYEGIAHLRNPEPAGSHTLNYVVLGLSMLFEGGSWWVSLREFRARKGAMGYVRAFRESKDPSLFTVLLEDSAALIGLLIAMLGLLAAQWLQMPELDGVASIGIAAVLACSAFLLARESKGLLIGEPAARPLSDALRRIAGADPDVRAVNGVLSVQMGPEQVVAALSAEFEDQRSTAQIEACIERIERAARAEHPELQALFVKPQTPAAWQARRSALRAPPA; from the coding sequence ATGTCCGCCGCTTCCGGATCCCGCCTTGCGATCTACGCCGCGCTCGCCGGCAATCTCGCCATCGCCATCGCCAAGTTCGTCGCCGCCGCGCTGTCCGGCAGCTCGGCGATGCTCAGCGAGGGCGTGCACTCGCTGGTGGACACGGTCAACGAACTGTTGCTGCTGTACGGCCTGCGCCGCGCCGCGCGGCCGGCCGATGCCACGCATCCGTTCGGCTATGGGCGCGAACTGTATTTCTGGAGTTTCATCGTCGCCCTGCTGGTGTTCGCGCTCGGCGCCGGGGTCTCGCTGTACGAAGGCATCGCCCATCTGCGCAATCCGGAACCGGCCGGCAGCCACACGCTCAACTACGTGGTGCTGGGCCTGTCGATGCTGTTCGAAGGCGGCTCGTGGTGGGTGTCGCTGCGCGAGTTCCGCGCACGCAAGGGCGCCATGGGCTACGTGCGGGCGTTCCGCGAGAGCAAGGACCCGAGCCTGTTCACCGTGCTGCTGGAGGACAGCGCCGCGCTGATCGGCCTGCTGATCGCGATGCTCGGCCTGCTGGCCGCGCAATGGCTGCAGATGCCGGAGCTGGACGGCGTGGCCTCCATCGGCATCGCCGCGGTGCTCGCATGCTCGGCCTTCCTGCTGGCGCGCGAGAGCAAGGGCCTGCTGATCGGCGAGCCGGCGGCGCGCCCGTTGAGCGACGCATTGCGCCGCATCGCCGGCGCCGATCCGGACGTGCGTGCGGTCAACGGCGTGCTGAGCGTGCAGATGGGGCCGGAGCAGGTGGTCGCCGCGCTCAGCGCCGAGTTCGAGGACCAGCGCAGCACCGCGCAGATCGAAGCCTGCATCGAGCGCATCGAACGCGCCGCGCGCGCCGAGCATCCGGAACTGCAGGCGCTGTTCGTCAAACCGCAGACGCCTGCGGCCTGGCAGGCGCGGCGCAGCGCCCTGCGCGCGCCGCCCGCCTGA
- a CDS encoding MFS transporter yields the protein MSGDCLAPCPAAPAATAPPATRRLPWSGLLALACAGFVTILTEALPAGLLPQMAAGLGVGEAWVGQLVTVYALGSLLAAIPLTAATRRYRRRPLLLLAIAGFVMANTVTAVSASYPLILAARLLAGVSAGLLWALLAGYASRMVAPAQQGRAIAVAMVGTPLALALGVPAGTLLGQQWGWRWTFGAMSLLGFGLLGWARAALPDFAGQAATAALPLRRVLGLRGIAQVLAVMLLFVLAHNLLYTYVAPLLALSTAAAALDRYLLLFGVASLLGIVAVGVWIDRWMRPLLLASIGLFALAVLAMALWPRSPALLAAALAVWGVTFGGCATLFQTAIARRAGDAADLAQSMVVTGWNLAIAGAGVLGGMVLQGSGAAALPWAALALLVLAWAFAQRRHGWANAGA from the coding sequence ATGAGCGGCGACTGCCTCGCGCCGTGCCCGGCCGCGCCCGCTGCGACCGCGCCGCCGGCAACGCGGCGCCTGCCGTGGAGCGGCCTGCTCGCACTGGCCTGCGCCGGCTTCGTCACCATCCTCACCGAAGCGCTGCCGGCCGGCCTGCTGCCGCAGATGGCGGCGGGGCTGGGCGTCGGCGAGGCCTGGGTCGGCCAACTGGTCACCGTCTACGCGCTGGGCTCGCTGCTGGCGGCGATCCCGCTCACCGCCGCCACCCGGCGCTACCGCCGGCGCCCGTTGCTGCTGCTCGCCATCGCCGGCTTCGTGATGGCCAACACGGTCACCGCGGTGTCCGCCAGCTATCCGTTGATCCTGGCCGCGCGCCTGCTCGCCGGAGTCAGCGCCGGGCTGCTGTGGGCGCTGCTGGCCGGCTACGCGAGCCGCATGGTAGCGCCGGCGCAGCAGGGCCGCGCGATCGCGGTGGCGATGGTCGGCACGCCGCTGGCGCTGGCGCTGGGCGTGCCGGCCGGCACCTTGCTCGGGCAGCAGTGGGGCTGGCGCTGGACGTTCGGCGCGATGTCGCTGCTGGGTTTCGGCCTGCTCGGCTGGGCCCGCGCCGCGCTGCCCGACTTCGCCGGCCAGGCAGCGACCGCCGCGCTGCCGCTGCGCCGCGTGCTGGGCCTGCGCGGCATCGCCCAGGTGCTGGCGGTGATGCTGCTGTTCGTGCTCGCGCACAACCTGCTCTACACCTATGTGGCGCCGCTGCTGGCGCTGTCGACCGCGGCGGCCGCGCTGGACCGCTACCTGCTGCTGTTCGGCGTCGCCTCGCTGCTGGGCATCGTCGCGGTGGGCGTGTGGATCGATCGCTGGATGCGGCCGCTGCTGCTGGCCAGCATCGGCCTGTTCGCGCTCGCCGTGCTGGCGATGGCGCTGTGGCCGCGTTCGCCGGCGCTGCTGGCCGCGGCGCTGGCGGTCTGGGGCGTGACGTTCGGCGGCTGCGCCACGCTGTTCCAGACCGCGATCGCGCGCCGTGCCGGCGACGCCGCCGATCTGGCGCAGTCGATGGTGGTCACCGGCTGGAACCTGGCGATCGCCGGCGCCGGCGTGCTCGGCGGCATGGTGCTGCAAGGTTCCGGCGCCGCCGCGCTGCCGTGGGCGGCGCTGGCGCTGCTGGTGCTGGCATGGGCGTTCGCGCAGCGCCGGCACGGCTGGGCGAACGCCGGCGCTTGA
- a CDS encoding Hsp70 family protein — protein sequence MRLGIDFGTSNSAAAAVVDGRVVPIGFGDQHQFRTTVYFPEVMRDPSDFELTPALERQVDELIEAGRRDATAAGRERSRDELRRDAIRVVRRQWMEAQMREPRSSAALLQNAVYGDAALDAYFVEGEGSLVQSPKSMLGYNLHPRARQTITGIATHILEHIRLTASQQLGLQVRSALLGRPVQFRSSIGEAGNAQALEILHSAALAAGFDDIAFLEEPAAAAMHYHAGSGERHDAVVVDIGGGTTDIAHASVGGDGAPDVHRAWGIARGGTDIDLALSLASYMPLFGRGITRVPTHHYVEAAMVQDTTRQRDFRQHRYDEVPRPYDTRLQALQDTGNTARLYRAVERSKIRLSDSAQHDEALDYIETGLQVRIRADELAHAARSYLDALGELLAQVRSDIGRDPAAVFLTGGMSRAGYIQQVVAAAFPQARLVHGDPSFGVVQGLALAAAQP from the coding sequence ATGAGACTCGGCATCGATTTCGGCACCAGCAACTCCGCCGCCGCCGCGGTCGTGGACGGCCGCGTGGTGCCGATCGGCTTCGGCGACCAGCACCAGTTCCGCACCACGGTGTACTTCCCTGAGGTGATGCGCGATCCGTCCGATTTCGAGCTGACCCCGGCGCTGGAACGGCAGGTGGACGAACTGATCGAAGCCGGCCGCCGCGATGCGACCGCCGCCGGGCGCGAACGCAGCCGCGACGAACTGCGCCGCGACGCGATCCGCGTGGTGCGCCGGCAATGGATGGAAGCGCAGATGCGCGAGCCGCGCAGTTCCGCGGCGCTGCTGCAGAACGCGGTGTACGGCGACGCGGCGCTGGACGCGTATTTCGTCGAAGGCGAAGGCAGCCTGGTGCAGAGCCCGAAATCGATGCTCGGCTACAACCTGCATCCGCGCGCCAGGCAGACCATCACCGGCATCGCCACGCACATCCTCGAACACATCCGCCTGACCGCCTCGCAGCAACTCGGACTGCAGGTGCGCAGCGCGCTGCTCGGGCGTCCGGTGCAGTTCCGCAGCTCGATCGGCGAAGCCGGCAACGCGCAGGCGCTGGAAATCCTGCACAGCGCCGCGCTCGCCGCCGGCTTCGACGACATCGCGTTCCTGGAAGAACCCGCCGCCGCGGCGATGCACTACCACGCCGGCAGCGGCGAGCGCCACGACGCGGTGGTGGTGGACATCGGTGGTGGCACCACCGACATCGCCCATGCCAGCGTCGGCGGCGACGGCGCGCCGGACGTGCACCGCGCCTGGGGCATCGCCCGCGGCGGCACCGACATCGACCTGGCGCTGAGCCTGGCCAGCTACATGCCGCTGTTCGGCCGCGGCATCACCCGCGTGCCGACGCACCACTACGTGGAAGCGGCGATGGTGCAGGACACCACCCGCCAGCGCGATTTCCGCCAGCACCGCTACGACGAGGTGCCGCGTCCCTACGACACCCGGCTGCAAGCGCTGCAGGACACCGGCAACACCGCGCGCCTGTACCGCGCGGTGGAACGCAGCAAGATCCGCCTCAGCGACAGCGCGCAGCACGACGAGGCGCTGGACTACATCGAAACCGGGCTGCAGGTGCGGATCCGCGCAGACGAACTGGCCCATGCCGCGCGCAGCTATCTGGACGCGCTGGGCGAACTGCTCGCGCAGGTCCGCAGCGACATCGGCCGCGATCCGGCGGCGGTGTTCCTGACCGGCGGCATGTCGCGCGCCGGCTACATCCAGCAGGTGGTCGCCGCCGCGTTCCCGCAGGCGCGCCTGGTGCATGGCGACCCCTCGTTCGGCGTGGTCCAGGGCCTGGCCCTGGCTGCCGCGCAGCCCTGA
- a CDS encoding EAL domain-containing protein — translation MLLRSLSAELGQLACGNCRDGEPLDFGIRMAFQPIVDAHTRTIYAYEALVRGEDGSSAATVLARVRPQQLYRFDQTCRVQAIATAARLGLRTRLSINFIPNAVYEPATCIRLTLAAAEHYGVPTGDLIFEMSESERIRDLPKVVRILRDYAQRGFLTAIDDFGAGHSGLTLLAEFQPHLLKLDMALIRGIDASAPRRHIVASIVGLAAALGCRVLAEGVETPAEYRALRALGIDLYQGFLFAMPALEALPQISAERWDTLEQEAC, via the coding sequence ATGCTCCTGCGATCCCTCTCCGCTGAACTGGGCCAGCTGGCCTGCGGCAACTGCCGCGATGGCGAACCGCTCGACTTCGGCATCCGCATGGCGTTCCAGCCGATCGTCGATGCGCACACCCGTACGATCTACGCCTACGAGGCGCTGGTGCGCGGCGAGGACGGCAGCAGCGCGGCCACGGTGCTGGCACGGGTGCGGCCGCAGCAGCTGTACCGCTTCGACCAGACCTGCCGGGTGCAGGCCATCGCCACCGCCGCGCGGCTGGGCCTGCGCACCCGCCTGTCGATCAACTTCATTCCCAATGCGGTCTACGAACCGGCGACCTGCATCCGCCTGACCCTGGCCGCGGCCGAGCACTACGGCGTGCCGACCGGCGACCTGATCTTCGAGATGAGCGAGTCCGAGCGCATCCGCGACCTGCCCAAGGTGGTGCGGATCCTGCGCGACTACGCGCAGCGCGGATTCCTGACCGCGATCGACGACTTCGGCGCCGGCCACTCCGGACTCACCCTGCTCGCCGAGTTCCAGCCGCACCTGCTCAAGCTGGACATGGCGCTGATCCGCGGCATCGACGCCAGCGCGCCGCGCCGGCACATCGTCGCCAGCATCGTCGGCCTGGCCGCGGCACTGGGCTGCAGGGTGCTCGCCGAAGGCGTTGAGACGCCTGCCGAATACCGCGCGCTGCGTGCCCTGGGCATCGACCTGTACCAAGGCTTCCTGTTCGCGATGCCGGCGCTGGAAGCGCTGCCGCAGATCTCCGCCGAACGTTGGGACACGCTGGAACAGGAGGCCTGCTGA
- a CDS encoding YkgJ family cysteine cluster protein has protein sequence MSAHQPTPRAAAEKSVACDRCDAICCRLTVLLMPGDNVPEHYTEHTAEGLHVMARDEDGWCVAVDNKRMCCSIYEQRPAICRKFTMAGPYCRDIRRIHNDQLARGIPLTMY, from the coding sequence TTGAGCGCGCACCAGCCGACGCCCCGCGCCGCAGCCGAAAAATCCGTCGCCTGCGATCGCTGCGACGCGATCTGCTGCCGCCTGACCGTGCTGCTGATGCCCGGCGACAACGTCCCCGAGCACTACACCGAGCACACCGCCGAAGGCCTGCACGTGATGGCGCGCGACGAAGACGGCTGGTGCGTGGCGGTGGACAACAAGCGCATGTGCTGTTCGATCTACGAACAGCGCCCGGCAATCTGCCGCAAGTTCACGATGGCCGGCCCGTATTGCCGCGACATCCGCCGCATCCACAACGACCAGTTGGCGCGCGGCATTCCCCTGACGATGTACTGA
- a CDS encoding DUF2789 domain-containing protein, translating to MEHPVHPFAELFAQLGLPNSETEIRQFIARHSPLPDTMRLEEAPFWTPAQAQLLREERLDDADWAMVVDQLNIALHSRPVPPVSSAANDD from the coding sequence ATGGAACATCCCGTCCACCCGTTTGCCGAACTGTTCGCCCAGTTGGGCCTGCCCAACAGCGAAACCGAGATCCGCCAGTTCATCGCCCGCCACTCGCCGCTGCCGGACACGATGCGCTTGGAAGAGGCGCCGTTCTGGACCCCGGCGCAGGCGCAGCTGCTGCGCGAGGAGCGCCTGGACGATGCCGACTGGGCGATGGTGGTCGATCAGCTCAACATCGCCCTGCACTCGCGGCCGGTGCCGCCGGTCAGCAGCGCCGCCAACGACGACTGA
- a CDS encoding DksA/TraR family C4-type zinc finger protein, translating into MATGWANDGAVQDQIDATVEDAIKRARSQLPQGPSLARCEDCDAPIPEARRKAVPGVRLCVACQEAHDREQHEHSGYNRRGSKDSQLR; encoded by the coding sequence ATGGCGACCGGATGGGCAAACGACGGGGCGGTGCAGGACCAGATCGACGCCACCGTGGAAGATGCGATCAAGCGCGCGCGCAGCCAATTGCCGCAGGGGCCGAGCCTGGCCCGGTGCGAGGACTGCGATGCGCCGATTCCCGAGGCGCGGCGCAAGGCGGTGCCGGGCGTGCGCCTGTGCGTGGCGTGCCAGGAAGCGCACGACCGCGAGCAGCACGAACACAGCGGCTACAACCGCCGCGGCAGCAAGGACAGCCAGCTGCGCTAG
- a CDS encoding LysR family transcriptional regulator encodes MNVRNGGGAMDSLGSLRGFVQVVESGGFAEAGRALGVSASAMAKSVARLEQSLGARLFHRSTRSLTLTAEGQLFLVRCRRILAEAEAARGELSSLAGTPKGRLRISLPMNNNVLLPTLAGFMCAYPQIQLDLDFDDRLVDVIEEGFDAVLRVAEPDDSRLASRRLGSFRRCLVASPDYLQRHGTPQLPADLAAHQCLHYRFRSSGRLEAWPLGAAAAGLQLPVSMVCNNIETRLSLALRGCGVAFLPEHSVRAELEAGSLRTVLDEHVNSIGTFHLLWPSGRHMLPKLRVFIDFLGERLTL; translated from the coding sequence ATGAATGTCCGCAATGGTGGCGGTGCGATGGACAGTCTGGGCAGCCTGCGAGGCTTCGTACAGGTGGTGGAGAGCGGCGGTTTCGCCGAAGCCGGGCGGGCGCTGGGCGTGTCCGCGTCGGCGATGGCCAAGAGCGTCGCGCGGCTGGAGCAGTCGCTGGGCGCGCGCCTGTTCCATCGCAGCACCCGCAGCCTGACTCTGACCGCCGAGGGCCAGCTGTTCCTGGTGCGCTGCCGGCGCATCCTGGCCGAGGCCGAGGCGGCGCGCGGCGAACTGAGCAGCCTGGCCGGGACGCCGAAAGGGCGGCTGCGGATCAGCCTGCCGATGAACAACAACGTGCTGCTGCCGACGCTGGCCGGGTTCATGTGCGCCTATCCGCAGATCCAGCTCGACCTGGATTTCGACGATCGCCTGGTGGACGTGATCGAGGAAGGCTTCGATGCGGTGCTGCGTGTCGCCGAGCCGGACGATTCGCGGCTGGCTTCGCGGCGGCTGGGCAGCTTCCGGCGTTGCCTGGTCGCCTCGCCGGACTACCTGCAGCGCCACGGAACGCCGCAGCTTCCGGCTGACCTGGCCGCGCACCAGTGCCTGCACTACCGGTTCCGCAGCAGCGGGCGCCTGGAAGCGTGGCCGCTGGGTGCGGCGGCGGCCGGCCTGCAACTGCCGGTATCGATGGTCTGCAACAACATCGAAACGCGGCTGAGCCTGGCGCTGCGCGGCTGCGGCGTCGCCTTCCTGCCCGAGCACTCGGTGCGCGCGGAACTGGAGGCCGGCAGCTTGCGCACGGTGCTCGACGAACACGTCAATTCCATCGGCACCTTCCACCTGCTGTGGCCATCGGGCAGGCACATGCTGCCGAAACTGCGTGTGTTCATCGATTTTCTCGGCGAGCGGCTGACCCTTTAG
- a CDS encoding serine hydrolase domain-containing protein codes for MSMSSAVATPAPAQAPALSPQHAAPLDAAIDAALRQQRLVGAVVLVAHRGSCVYRRAAGWADREAQRPMREDTTFRLASVSKLVVATAALVLVAQGRLTLDAPIARWLPWFRPALADGRVPDISLRQLLSHSAGLGYRFLEPAHGAHARAGVSDGMDNSGLSLEDNLRRLAEVPLQYPPGTGWGYSLSIDVAGAVLQAASGQSLPALVRELVTAPLDMHATAFHAEDAASLAVPYVNGDPAPHRLGEGEIVAPFADGAGIVFHASRALDRDAFASAGAGMVGTADDVLRLLETLRGGGAPLLPAALVAEMGRAQAGDFGPADGPGWGYGLGFAVLRDPAPTATPEAPGSWRWGGAYGHAWFVDPARQLSVVALTNTLYEGMSGAFVVELRDAVYASLRGVSA; via the coding sequence ATGTCCATGTCCTCCGCCGTCGCCACCCCTGCCCCGGCCCAAGCGCCAGCGCTTTCGCCGCAACACGCCGCGCCGCTGGATGCCGCGATCGATGCCGCGCTGCGCCAGCAGCGGCTGGTCGGTGCCGTGGTGCTGGTCGCCCACCGCGGCAGCTGCGTCTACCGCCGCGCCGCCGGCTGGGCCGACCGCGAGGCGCAGCGGCCGATGCGCGAGGACACCACGTTCCGGCTGGCCTCGGTCAGCAAGCTGGTCGTGGCGACGGCCGCGCTGGTCCTGGTCGCGCAGGGCCGGCTGACGCTGGATGCGCCGATCGCGCGCTGGCTGCCGTGGTTCCGTCCCGCATTGGCCGATGGCCGGGTGCCGGACATCAGCCTGCGCCAGTTGCTCAGCCACAGCGCCGGGCTCGGCTACCGCTTCCTCGAACCGGCGCACGGCGCGCATGCGCGTGCCGGCGTCTCCGATGGCATGGACAACAGCGGCCTGAGCCTGGAAGACAACCTGCGCCGCCTCGCCGAGGTGCCGCTGCAGTACCCGCCCGGCACCGGCTGGGGCTATTCGCTGTCGATCGACGTCGCCGGCGCGGTGCTGCAGGCGGCCAGCGGCCAGTCCTTGCCGGCGCTGGTGCGCGAGCTGGTCACCGCGCCGCTGGACATGCACGCCACCGCCTTCCATGCCGAGGACGCGGCCAGCCTGGCCGTGCCCTACGTCAACGGCGATCCGGCGCCGCATCGGCTGGGCGAAGGCGAAATCGTCGCGCCGTTCGCGGACGGCGCCGGCATCGTGTTCCATGCCTCGCGCGCGCTGGACCGCGACGCGTTCGCCTCCGCCGGCGCCGGCATGGTCGGCACCGCCGACGACGTGCTGCGCCTGCTGGAGACGCTGCGCGGCGGCGGCGCGCCGCTGCTGCCGGCCGCGCTGGTGGCCGAGATGGGTCGCGCCCAGGCCGGCGACTTCGGCCCAGCGGATGGGCCCGGCTGGGGCTACGGCCTGGGCTTCGCGGTGCTGCGCGATCCCGCGCCGACCGCGACCCCGGAAGCGCCCGGCAGCTGGCGCTGGGGCGGCGCCTACGGACACGCCTGGTTCGTCGATCCGGCGCGGCAGCTGAGCGTGGTGGCGCTGACCAACACCCTGTACGAAGGCATGTCCGGTGCGTTCGTGGTCGAGCTGCGCGACGCGGTCTACGCCAGCCTGCGCGGGGTGTCGGCATGA
- a CDS encoding peptidylprolyl isomerase, with product MEIANGLVATIHYTLTDDAGEVIDQSAPDNPLSYLHGAGNIVPGLEKALTGKRPGERVQVDVIPAEGYGPRHEQLKQQVPRSSFPDAEGLEPGMQFQAQTDQGPLLVTVAEVGPELVTIDGNHPLAGQVLHFAVEVAGVREATEQEKNQGHAGAAL from the coding sequence ATGGAGATCGCCAATGGTCTTGTCGCCACCATCCACTACACCCTGACCGACGATGCGGGCGAGGTGATCGACCAGTCCGCGCCGGACAATCCGCTGAGCTATCTGCACGGCGCCGGCAACATCGTGCCCGGGCTGGAAAAGGCGCTGACCGGCAAGCGTCCCGGCGAGCGCGTGCAGGTCGACGTGATCCCGGCCGAAGGCTACGGCCCGCGCCACGAGCAGTTGAAGCAGCAGGTGCCGCGCAGCTCGTTCCCGGATGCCGAGGGCCTGGAGCCCGGCATGCAGTTCCAGGCGCAGACCGACCAGGGTCCGCTGCTGGTCACGGTCGCCGAGGTCGGCCCGGAACTGGTGACCATCGACGGCAACCATCCGCTGGCCGGGCAGGTGCTGCATTTCGCGGTGGAAGTGGCCGGCGTGCGCGAGGCCACCGAGCAGGAAAAGAACCAGGGCCACGCCGGCGCGGCGCTGTAA